A DNA window from Heliomicrobium undosum contains the following coding sequences:
- a CDS encoding EamA family transporter, with translation MSLQAWLLLGLNIIMLLVGQVLIKWDLDRMGGFQWNNLLATVTSPGILGGVLALTAGLVVWFRVLSLAPFSVAYPAQSSSYLIGIILGWLFFGESIPTIRWVGGLVILLGAYLVSVE, from the coding sequence TTGAGTCTTCAGGCATGGCTACTCCTTGGGCTGAACATTATCATGCTGTTGGTGGGACAGGTTCTTATAAAGTGGGACCTCGACCGGATGGGCGGCTTTCAATGGAATAACCTACTCGCCACCGTTACCTCTCCGGGAATACTCGGGGGCGTGCTGGCGCTGACGGCGGGGTTAGTGGTATGGTTCAGAGTGTTGTCGCTTGCCCCGTTCAGCGTCGCCTACCCGGCCCAAAGCTCCAGCTATTTAATCGGTATTATCCTAGGGTGGCTGTTCTTCGGGGAATCGATCCCAACGATCAGATGGGTTGGCGGCTTGGTGATATTGCTGGGGGCGTATCTGGTTTCGGTGGAATAG